Proteins encoded by one window of Rhinopithecus roxellana isolate Shanxi Qingling unplaced genomic scaffold, ASM756505v1 contig2419, whole genome shotgun sequence:
- the LOC115895780 gene encoding NTPase KAP family P-loop domain-containing protein 1-like, giving the protein MHKHYKVHFAKDAQSPNGHYFWDPELGHQKDILTEDDVYCSCLAKTLCHVPVPVTVGFYAPFGCRLHMMLDKITALMQQEAAQREREELQHVQWRPRAVSGWGVPQLLWYLVFLQPIITEVHLRRRNVQFLFIRFSAWQYEGTDKLWAGLVTTLCEGIRHHYGALPFSVYSVLGNKPATRQDCCQSEWHCRRRVCLGLLALLAALGLGVGLLYLSLGGHALGHSSPNGSLLKAFGGAATTLSGSGLLMAVYSVGKHLFVSQRKKIERLVSREKFGSQLGFMCEVKKEVELLTDFLCFLEIYQRCRLRVVLEVTGLDTCYPERVVGLLNAINTLLSDSHAPFIFILVVDPSILAACLESAGNMKGTADNGYLFLNRTVTLPFSVPIMGRRTKLQFLQDAVQSRDDLLCRDITRKLLLPGDARGESAQLLAVQTQAGAERGQGRIDAEAAQRIQEALFCLHNEHDCLYEYVPDNVVSMRRIVNTVPITVRLLQQQQQQGDFGGPTPRQAVAWVVLANQWPCRLSWALQCLEDRQQTGGAPEGHARLWDVFRDNSRELHTMTKALQNVLDLDGDPELFERFLGADFPFTVAEAQSLLRCTVNLDHSIRRRMGLIRAVSALKPPSPPKSPARDAPHAAHRTNSASGAPPSGRASGQASEGHHAADLAHRGKLWPVACSLFHPGQSSPGGP; this is encoded by the exons ATGCACAAGCATTACAAAGTCCACTTTGCCAAGGATGCCCAGAGCCCCAACGGGCACTACTTCTGGGACCCAGAGTTGGGGCACCAAAAAG ATATCCTGACAGAGGATGACGTCTACTGCAGCTGCCTGGCCAAGACACTCTGCCATGTGCCGGTCCCTGTGACTGTGGGTTTCTACGCCCCTTTCGGCTGCCGCCTGCACATGATGCTGGACAAGATCACGG CGCTGATGCAGCAGGAGGCGGCGCAGCGCGAGAGGGAGGAGCTGCAGCACGTGCAGTGGCGGCCGCGCGCCGTGAGCGGCTGGGGCGTCCCGCAGCTGCTGTGGTACCTGGTGTTCCTGCAGCCCATCATCACCGAGGTGCACCTGCGGCGCAGGAACGTGCAGTTTCTTTTCATCCGCTTTAGCGCCTGGCAGTACGAGGGCACCGACAAGCTGTGGGCCGGCCTGGTGACCACGTTGTGCGAGGGCATCCGCCACCACTACGGCGCGCTGCCCTTTAGCGTGTACTCGGTGCTGGGCAACAAGCCGGCCACCAGGCAGGACTGCTGCCAGAGCGAGTGGCACTGCCGGCGCCGCGTGTGCCTGGGGCTGCTGGCGCTGCTGGCGGCGCTGGGCCTGGGCGTGGGGCTGCTCTACCTGTCGCTGGGCGGCCACGCACTGGGCCACAGCAGCCCGAACGGCAGCCTGCTCAAGGCGTTCGGCGGCGCGGCCACCACACTGTCGGGCTCGGGGCTGCTCATGGCCGTGTACTCGGTGGGCAAGCACCTGTTCGTAAGCCAGCGCAAGAAGATCGAGCGGCTGGTGTCGCGCGAAAAGTTCGGCAGCCAGCTGGGCTTCATGTGCGAGGTGAAGAAGGAGGTGGAGCTGCTCACTGACTTCCTGTGCTTCCTGGAGATCTACCAGCGGTGCCGGCTGCGCGTGGTACTGGAGGTCACCGGGCTGGACACGTGCTATCCGGAGCGTGTGGTGGGCCTGCTCAACGCCATCAACACGCTGCTGTCCGACAGCCACGCGCCCTTCATCTTCATCCTGGTCGTGGACCCCAGCATCCTGGCTGCGTGCCTGGAGAGCGCAGGCAACATGAAGGGCACGGCCGACAACGGCTACCTCTTCCTCAACCGCACGGTCACGCTGCCCTTCTCTGTGCCCATCATGGGCCGCCGCACCAAGCTGCAGTTCCTGCAGGATGCGGTGCAGAGCCGCGACGACCTGTTGTGCCGCGACATCACGCGCAAGCTATTGCTGCCGGGGGACGCCAGGGGCGAGAGCGCGCAGCTGCTGGCGGTGCAGACGCAGGCGGGGGCGGAGCGCGGGCAGGGCCGCATCGACGCCGAGGCTGCGCAGCGCATCCAGGAGGCGCTCTTTTGCCTTCACAACGAACACGACTGCCTCTACGAGTACGTGCCCGACAACGTGGTGTCCATGCGGCGCATCGTCAACACCGTGCCTATCACCGTGCGcctgctgcagcagcagcagcagcagggggaCTTCGGGGGCCCCACGCCGCGCCAGGCGGTGGCGTGGGTGGTGCTCGCCAACCAGTGGCCGTGCCGCCTGAGCTGGGCGCTGCAGTGCCTGGAGGACCGGCAGCAGACGGGGGGCGCGCCCGAGGGCCATGCTCGCCTCTGGGACGTGTTCCGCGACAACAGCCGCGAGCTGCACACTATGACCAAGGCGTTGCAGAACGTACTCGACCTGGACGGCGACCCTGAGCTCTTCGAGCGCTTCCTGGGCGCCGACTTCCCCTTCACCGTGGCCGAGGCACAGAGCCTGCTGCGCTGCACGGTCAACCTGGACCACTCAATCCGCCGGCGCATGGGTCTCATCCGAGCCGTCAGCGCCCTCAAGCCGCCCAGCCCGCCCAAGTCCCCTGCCCGCGATGCCCCCCACGCTGCCCACCGGACCAACAGCGCCTCCGGGGCGCCTCCGTCGGGCCGTGCCTCAGGGCAAGCCAGCGAAGGCCACCACGCTGCGGACTTGGCCCACAGGGGCAAGCTATGGCCGGTGGCCTGCTCGCTCTTCCATCCAGGGCAGTCCAGCCCAGGTGGGCCTTGA